A region of Desulfosporosinus sp. Sb-LF DNA encodes the following proteins:
- a CDS encoding galactitol-1-phosphate 5-dehydrogenase — protein MFIIKAIKLFAPGDVRVEDVEVPELKAGNVLVKVKAVGICGSDIGRVNVFGAYRPNLTVGHEFSGEIVAVNEAGAWNVGDRVVVAPLIPCKTCQWCASGHYSLCETYDYFGSRRDGAMAEYVDVPVDNLLLMPDNVSFEAGAMTDPAANAIHAIWNGSLNSGETVAVFGAGPIGLFAIQFAKILGASRVIAVDIKDDKLVVAKAVGADEVINGLTEDPIEKLNTLTGGKGVDLVIETAGSRIAQNQAVCSAGKLARVVFVGISHDKLELSEKAVNTILRHELAVKGSWNSFSNPFPGREWTYSLELMSEGKLQTDVITSHRLSLDEGPEIFKKLMDKNFFFNKVLFLP, from the coding sequence ATGTTCATTATCAAAGCGATTAAATTGTTTGCACCTGGAGATGTTCGAGTAGAAGATGTTGAAGTACCTGAACTAAAAGCGGGAAACGTATTAGTCAAGGTTAAAGCAGTGGGTATTTGCGGTTCAGATATTGGTAGAGTCAATGTCTTCGGTGCTTACCGTCCAAACCTTACCGTTGGACATGAATTTAGTGGAGAAATCGTGGCTGTTAACGAAGCTGGAGCGTGGAACGTTGGAGATAGAGTCGTAGTTGCTCCGTTGATTCCTTGCAAAACGTGTCAGTGGTGTGCTTCAGGGCATTATTCTCTCTGTGAAACTTACGATTACTTCGGTTCTAGGCGTGATGGGGCCATGGCAGAATATGTCGATGTACCCGTGGATAATTTGTTATTAATGCCGGACAATGTTTCATTTGAAGCAGGCGCGATGACAGACCCTGCTGCTAATGCTATTCATGCCATTTGGAATGGGAGCTTAAATTCAGGAGAAACTGTTGCTGTTTTTGGTGCCGGGCCGATAGGACTCTTTGCCATACAATTTGCCAAAATTCTGGGTGCTAGTCGGGTGATAGCGGTCGATATTAAAGATGACAAATTAGTGGTTGCCAAAGCGGTTGGTGCTGATGAAGTCATTAATGGCTTGACAGAGGACCCAATTGAGAAGCTCAACACGCTCACTGGGGGAAAAGGCGTTGATTTAGTCATTGAAACTGCTGGATCGCGCATTGCTCAGAACCAGGCGGTTTGTTCTGCTGGAAAATTAGCTAGGGTCGTGTTTGTTGGAATATCTCACGATAAATTAGAACTCAGCGAAAAAGCAGTCAACACGATTCTCAGACATGAGCTGGCTGTTAAAGGTTCCTGGAATTCTTTCTCTAATCCGTTTCCAGGTCGTGAATGGACTTATAGCCTAGAGTTAATGTCTGAGGGAAAACTCCAAACAGACGTGATAACTAGTCATCGACTAAGTTTGGATGAGGGGCCTGAGATCTTCAAGAAGTTGATGGATAAGAATTTCTTCTTCAATAAAGTATTATTTTTACCCTAA
- a CDS encoding sugar-binding transcriptional regulator gives MYYEFGYKQDEIAKMEGISKAKVSRLLDKAHKEGIVEIKVVYSLQSIDELADTLREYFDLKKVYVVPVTVNHPDAILNDLGRAVSNFLGEIVKDGDVIGVSWGTTLHFVVKHLEEYPAENIRVVQLNGGVTKNYLSTQSTTIMERFVQAFHAVPYMLPVPAIVDSIDLARALVADSNVKQSLDLGREARIALLGIGRVSEESILVKAGYFKHEEYDELLKNGSVGDICSRYFRLDGSIADDELNQRTVGITLDDLSAKEYTIGVANGEEKAEAIIGALRGKYINTLFIDEVSAQKCLELLNITK, from the coding sequence ATGTATTATGAATTTGGTTATAAACAAGATGAAATAGCTAAAATGGAAGGTATTTCGAAGGCAAAAGTAAGTCGTCTTCTTGATAAGGCCCATAAAGAAGGAATTGTCGAAATCAAAGTCGTCTATTCTCTGCAGTCAATAGACGAATTAGCGGATACCCTGCGAGAGTACTTTGATCTAAAAAAAGTTTACGTTGTACCAGTAACAGTTAATCACCCTGATGCGATTCTCAATGATTTGGGGCGCGCTGTCAGTAACTTTCTTGGTGAGATCGTCAAAGATGGTGATGTGATTGGAGTATCTTGGGGAACAACCTTACATTTTGTGGTCAAGCATTTAGAAGAATACCCAGCTGAAAATATTAGAGTTGTCCAGCTGAACGGTGGGGTTACCAAGAACTATCTTTCTACCCAATCGACAACCATCATGGAACGATTTGTTCAAGCCTTTCATGCTGTGCCTTACATGCTACCCGTTCCAGCGATCGTTGATAGTATCGATTTAGCCAGAGCGCTCGTAGCTGATTCGAATGTAAAACAATCTCTTGATTTAGGTCGAGAGGCACGAATCGCCCTTCTCGGAATTGGGCGAGTTTCAGAAGAGTCTATCCTAGTAAAGGCTGGATATTTCAAACATGAAGAATACGACGAATTATTAAAAAATGGCTCAGTTGGGGATATATGTTCCCGCTATTTCCGCCTTGATGGATCAATTGCTGATGATGAATTAAACCAAAGAACTGTGGGAATTACCTTAGACGATCTCAGTGCTAAGGAGTATACCATTGGTGTTGCAAATGGCGAAGAGAAAGCAGAGGCTATCATTGGGGCCCTGAGAGGAAAGTATATTAACACTTTGTTTATTGATGAGGTTTCTGCTCAAAAGTGTCTTGAACTCTTAAACATAACTAAATAA